The DNA region GCAGTAAAGTCAGCGTCCTGGCTGGTTTTATCCTGCTTGCTCTCATCATCGCTCATCGCTTTCTTGAAGCCTTTGATAGACGCGCCCAGATCGGAACCAATAGAACCGAGCTTTTTGGTGCCAAACAGCAGCACGACGATGACGGCAATAATGACTAATTGCCAGATACTGATACCACCCATACATGTTCCTCAGGGATAGATGATTAATGAGTCAGGTCGCATTATACGTTTACGACCCGTCGATAGCGACGCACGCTTAGCGCGTTTTTCTCCATCCGGCTAGCCAGACAACCGCCCCGCCAGCCATCAGCCAGGCGGGCATCATCTGCCAGTCCGGGCGGTTGATCAGCAGCAGCGTACCGCTCAGCAGCAGCGTTGCGCCAATCCCAAAGAGATAGCGTGACTGGCCCTGGCGAACACGGCTGGACTGAAGCTCGCGGGCGATTTTATCCATGCTGTGCTGAAGGTTCTTGCTCTGACGCAAACTGTCGTAAACCAGTTCAGGAATTTCAGGCATTTTTTCTATCCAGAACGGGCCTTTCTCTTTCAGAGATCGCACCAGCGCCGGAAGGCCAACCTGATCCTTGATCCAGGATTCAAGGAAAGGTTTCGCGGTCTTCCACAAGTCTAACTGAGGATAGAGCTGCCGGCCTACACCTTCAACGTAAAGTAATGTTTTCTGGAGTAAAACTAGCTGCGGCTGAACTTCCATATTAAAGCGGCGAGCCGTATTAAACAGGTTTAACAGCACGTGACCAAAGGAGATTTCCGCCAGCGGCTTTTCAAAAATCGGTTCACAAACGGTTCGGATCGCGAACTCGAACTCTTCGACGTTGGTGTCCGGCGGCACCCAGCCGGAATCGACGTGCAGTTCGGCCACCTTGCGATAGTCGCGGTTGAAGAACGCGATGAAATTCTCCGCCAGGTAGCGTTTATCTTCTTTGTTTAGCGACCCCACAATCCCGCAGTCGATACCGATATACTTCGGATCCTCAGGATGTTCGTAGCTGACAAAGATATTGCCCGGGTGCATGTCCGCATGGAAAAAGCTGTCGCGGAACACCTGGGTAAAGAACACCTGTACGCCACGCTCAGCTAAAAGCTTCATGTTCGTACCCTGTTTCTCCAGGGCCACCACATCCGAAACCGGAATACCGTAAATACGCTCCATCACCATCATGTTCTGACTGCAGTAGTCAGAATAGACTTCAGGTACATAGAGCATCGGGCTGTTTTCAAAGTTGCGACGAAGCTGAATGGCGTTGGCCGATTCACGCAGCAGGTTAAGCTCATCAATCAGCGTTTTTTCATATTCCCGCACCACTTCCATCGGACGCAGACGACGCCCGTCCGGCAGCAAGCGTGGCACCCAGCGCGCCAGACGATAAATCAGCTTCATGTCCGCTTTGATGATCGGCAGGATGTCTGGACGAATGACCTTAATAACGACTTCTTTGCCGTTTTCTTTCAAACGCGCGGTGTGCACCTGCGCGATAGAGGCCGATGCCAATGGCTTAATGTCGAAATCGTCAAACCACGCCTCAATGGGAATATTGCCCATCGCCTCTTCAATTTGCTTTTTCGCGCGCGCGCCGTCAAACGGTGCGACGCGATCCTGCAGCATCGCGAGCTCGTCGGCAATCAGCGGCGGGAAGAGATCGCGGCGGGTCGACAGCATCTGTCCAAATTTGATCCACACCGGGCCGAGCTCCTGCAGCGCCAGGCGCAGACGCTCTCCCAGCGGTTGACCTTTATGGCGATTGGGCATCCAGAACAGCATCCGCCGCCAGATACGAAGCGGCAGCGTGATACGCATTTTGGGGATAAGCTCGTCGAGCCCGTAGCTCAAAAAGGTGCGAATAATGAAATAGAGGCGCCGAATTTCACCAGGCGTCATTTGCCCTCCAGTTTTTCCAGCCGTTTGGTCAACGCATCAACCGCACGTTCAACAGCAGCGGTCTCTTCCGCAAACCATGCCACTTCGAGTGGACCAGGCGCCATTCGCCACTCCTCTGTCAGCACTTCCGCCGCATAGCGTTGCTGGCGTTGGAGGCTTTTACGCGCAAAAGATGCGCCACCATGAAGGACTTTCCCGATACCTTCAGCGGCAATGTCGCCGATAAAAGGCGCGAGCAGCTCTGCCGGATCAAACTCCGCCAGATCGGTGAGCGCAACAAAGTTCTGCACGACCTGAATGTCGCCTTCCACTTCCAGCTCACCGCTGCGGATAAGCGCCGTTAATTGCTGGCGATCGCGCAGTTTTGGCAGCACGCTCATATGCGTAATGACCGAGCAGTCGGCTTCGCCTTCCCACGCCCCGAGAACGTCAAGCTGACGTTCGCTGAAGACCAGCACAAGCGGCGTCGAGAACTCTTTCAGAACAATGCGTAAGACCTTCCCGTTAAGCCGCTGACGCGCAGCTTTCAGCGCCGGAGCACGATACAGAAAAGCGTTCAGTACATTCTCGATGCCTGCGGAGACTAAGGGTTTAAAGGGCACGGGACACCTCCACTCAGAATTTGTAACCGCGATGCAGCGCGACGACACCCGCCGTCAGGTTGAAGTATTCAACGTTCTCAAATTCCGCGTCCTGCATCATGGCTTTTAACGTGTCCTGATCCGGGTGCATACGGATGGATTCCGCCAGATAGCGGTAGCTTTCAGCGTCGTTGGCTACCAGCTCACCGATGCGCGGCAGCACGTGGAAGGAATAGGCGTCGTAAGCTTTGCTCAGCGGCTCAATAATCGGTTTGGAGAATTCGAGCACCAACAGGCGTCCACCCGGCTTCAGCACGCGGTACATGGAGCGGAGCGCTTTTTCTTTATCGGTCACGTTACGCAGGCCGAAGGAGATCGTGATGCAGTCGAAGGTATTGTCCGGGAACGGCAACGCTTCGGCGTTTGCCTGCACATATTCCACATTCCCCACCACGCCGATGTTACGCAGCTTTTCGCGTCCCATTTTCAGCATGGAGTCATTGATATCGGCGAGAACAACGCGACCGGTTTCGCCCACCAGACGGGAGAATTTCGCGGTTAAGTCGCCCGTACCGCCGGCTAAGTCCAGCACCGTTTGACCACGACGTACGCCGCTACAGTCAATGGTGAAGCGCTTCCACAAGCGATGAATGCCGAACGACATCAGATCGTTCATCACATCGTACTTCGCCGCCACGGAATGAAATACGTGGGCCACCATGTCAGCTTTCTGCGCTTTGGCGACAGTCTGAAAGCCAAAGTGCGTTGTGTCTTGTGAATCGTCAACCATCTCAGAGCCTGCTCATCAGTAAATTGTTCGTGAAGTGTAACAGATTGGGCGCAATTGCCCTACGTTTCAACCACCGCGAAAGAAACGCGCCGGCGGCTCGTCCGGTGGCAAATCCGCCGCTAACGCGTTGTCTTCACTGTTTGTCTTTTGTTCACCCGCACCTTCTCGCAGGCGAAACTCGTCGTCCTGAGCGGTCGCCTGTTCAACCAATTCCGGATTAATCTCGCGTTTAACTTCTACCCCCAGGCTGCGGAATGATTCGGCCTGCGCCAGCAGGTTGCCGCGTCCGGAGGCGAGTTTTTTCATCGCCTGGCGGTAGTTATCCTGCGCACGATCCAGGCTCTGCCCAACGGAAGACATGTCGTCCACAAAGAGGCGCATTTTGTCGTACAGCTTGCTGGCACGATCGGCAATCTGCTGCGCGTTGCGGCTCTGGTGCTCATAGCGCCACAGGTTGGCAATGGTACGTAACGCCACCAGCAGCGTGGTAGGGCTGACCAGCATGATGTTATTTTTGAGCGCTTCGGTGATGAGTTCAGGCTGCCTGTCGAGCGCCAGCAGAAATGCGGGCTCTACCGGGATAAACATCAGGACGTAGTCCAGCGAGCGCAGCCCCGGCAGCTGCTGGTAATCCTTTCTGCCGAGCAGGCGGATGTGGTTACGCACGGAGGCGATGTGCTCCTGCAGCGCGGATTCGCGGGTATAGTCATCCTCGGCGTTGAAATAACGTTCGTACGCCACCAGCGTCATTTTGGCGTCAATCACCACATCTTTGCCCTGCGGCAGCCGCACGATCACATCCGGCTGCATTCGAGAGCGGGCATCGTTTTCGATACTTACCTGCGTTTCATATTCGTACCCTTCCCGCAGACCAGAGGCCTCCAGCACGCGGGTCAGCACCACTTCTCCCCAGTTGCCCTGGGTTTTGTTATCCCCCTTCAGCGCGCGGGTCAGGTTGACCGCTTCCTGCGCCATTTGGGCATTCAGCTGCTGAAGATTGCGAATCTCATGCGCCAGCGTGTGCCGCTCGCGGGCTTCCTGACCAAAGCTGTCCTGCACCTGACGACGAAAACCGTCCAGCTGTTCACGCAGCGGCGTCAGCAGGCTGTTCAGGCTCTGGCGGTTCTGTTCATCAACGCGGCGGTTGCTGTGCTCAAAAATTCGGTTGGCGAGGTTCTCAAACTGTTCGCTGAGGCGCTGCTCGCTGTTGATCATCTGGCGGATTTTATCTTCCGCATGCAGCTGGGTGGATTCCAGGCGGGTGGTCACTTCGCGGAGATCGGCCTCCAGCGACGTGTTGATATCACGCAGGTTGCGCAGCTCGTTGTTGAGCAGTTCACACTCGTCGCGCCAGTGCTCGCTCAGGGCAAGCTGCTGTTTTGTCGCGCTTAAGTCGGCGACGATCTCTTCACGTTCAGCCAGCCGATCGGCCTTCTGCTGCGCGTGCTGGTAGCTGGACATCAGCCAGCCTATCGCCACGCCCGCCAGCGCAATCACCGCATAAATCAGGATTGAGATATCCACAATGCCCCCTGCATCAACGTATTACCCGCACAAAATAGAATTGTGCTGTATAAACGTCCAGTTTGAAAGGGTTTTCCTGCGAGGCGCTACGCAAAAAATAAAGGCCGAACGCGTCGGCCTTTGATTTCGAAAGGAGAGGACTAGATCAGGCGACGCGCGGCTTCTACCACGATTTTCACGGCATGGCTTTCGGTCTGCTTCATCGTTTCGGCGTTCGGGATTTCCTGCTGGGTACGGTTGACGATAACGCCCGCCACCATACCGGCACGCAGACCCTGGCTTGCGCACATGGTCAGCAGCGTGGCGGATTCCATTTCGTAGTTCATTACGCCCATGGACTGCCACTCTTCCATTGAGCCCTTGAAGCGGCTTACCACGCGGCCTGAGAAGGTGTCGTAACGCTCCTGGCCCGGATAGAAGGTGTCGGACGACGCGGTTACGCCTACGTGAGTGGTTGCGCCCACCGATTTCGCGGCTTCAACCAGCGCGGTGGTGCATTCGAAATCCGCCACTGCCGGGAATTCCATCGGTGCAAAGTGCAGGCTTGCCCCGTCCAGACGGACTGATGCGGTCGTGACCAGCACGTCGCCCACGTTGATGTGCGGCTGGATCGCGCCGGTGGTACCGATACGCAGGAAAGTACGAATGCCCAGCTGCGCCAGCTCTTCAACAGCAATAGAGGTAGACGGACCGCCGATACCGGTAGAGCACACGATCACCGCTTTGCCATCCAGCTCTGCACGCCAGGTGGTGAACTCACGATGGGCAGCCAGCTTGACCGGCTTATCCATCAGCGCGGCGATCTTTTCCACACGCTCAGGGTCGCCAGGGACGATCGCGAGCGTAGCCCCTTGTAAATCGTTTTTGGTGAGGCCGAGATGAAAAACATCAGACTTAGACATAGGTGACTCCTCTGTGGGTCGGTTAGTCAGAAGAAGTAAAACGGTACTTTACAGAAGCAGTAAGCATATTTTCGTGACGCACCTCACCATGAATGAAAATGGTTACATTGAATTTCCATAAAAAAGTGATTTACATCACATTAACAAGTTATATCGCCAGGTGCTGCACAAAAGATAGACCGTTTAAGGCACTGTGAGTTGTTAACCTGGTGTCTATATTTACCTTTGCGCTAACTCATTGGTACGGAGAATGCCATGACTGAAAAAACCGGTTTTGCACCTGCTGCGGCCCCGCTTGCTTCAACCATCGTTTCAACCTCAGAAGAGGCCATCACGGCGGGCGAGACCTCCATTCCCTCGCAGGGGGAGAATATGCCTGCTTATCACGCGCGGCCAAAATCGGCAGAGGGTCCGCTGCCCATCGTGATCGTGGTTCAGGAAATTTTCGGCGTTCATGAACATATTCGCGACCTCTGTCGCCGTCTGGCGCTGGAAGGCTATCTGGCCGTTGCGCCAGAGCTCTACTTCCGTCAAGGCGATCCGAACGACTACAGCGATATTCCCACATTGCTTAGCAACCTGGTCAGCAAAGTCCCGGACGCGCAGGTGCTGGCCGATCTCGACCACGTCGCCAGCTGGGCGGCGCGCAACGGGGGCGACCCGCACCGTCTGCTGGTCACCGGTTTCTGCTGGGGTGGACGCATTAGCTGGCTGTATGCCGCGCACAATCCGCAGCTCAAAGCCGCTGTCGCCTGGTACGGCAAACTGGTGGGGGAGAAAACGCTGAATTCGCCGAAACATCCCGTGGATATCGCTACCGAGTTAAATGCCCCGGTGTTAGGCCTGTACGGCGCTCAGGACACAGGGATTTCGCTTGATTCGGTAGAGACCATGCGTCATGCGCTTCGTGCGGCAAATGCAAAGGCGGAGATCGTGGTGTATCCGGATGCCGGGCATGCGTTTAACGCCGACTATCGTCCGAGCTATCACGCGGAATCGGCCAAAGATGGCTGGCAGCGAATGCTGGCGTGGTTTAGCCAGTATGGCGGGAAGAAAGCATAAAAAAGCCCGGTGGCGGCTGCGCCTTACCGGGCCTTAAGGTAGGCCGGGTAAGCGTTAGCGCCACCCGGCAATCCAGCTCCACTACGCCTGACGCAAATTCTGCGCCGCCTTGACCATGTTGGCGAGCGCCGCACGCGTCTCCGGCCAGCCGCGGGTTTTCAGGCCGCAGTCCGGGTTCACCCACAGGCGCTCTGCCGGAATGCGCTGGGCGGCTTTTTTCAGCAGGGCCTCAATCCACTCCACGCTCGGCACGTTCGGAGAGTGAATGTCGTACACGCCCGGCCCGATCTCATTCGGGTAGTCGAACTCTTCAAACGACTCCAGCAGCTCCATGTCTGAACGCGAGGTCTCAATGGTGATCACGTCGGCGTCCAGCGCGGCTATGGAATCCATGATGTCGTTAAATTCGCAGTAACACATGTGGGTGTGGATCTGCGTGTCGTCCTTCGCCACCGATGCATTAATGCGGAACGCCTCTACGCCCCACTTCAGGTAGGCATCCCAGTCGCTGCGGCGCAGCGGCAGACCTTCGCGCAGCGCCGGTTCGTCAATCTGGATAATGCCAATGCCCGCCGCCTCCAGATCCGCCACCTCATCGCGCAGCGCCAGCGCGATCTGTTTGGCGATGGTTTCACGGGTCACGTCTTCGCGCGGGAACGACCAGCAGAGAATGGTCACCGGCCCGGTGAGCATGCCCTTAACCGGCTTGTCGGTCAGAGACTGGGCATATTTGGCCCACTCCACGGTGATCGCTTCCGGACGGCTGACGTCGCCGATCACCACCGGCGGCTTCACGCAGCGGGAGCCGTAGCTCTGCACCCAGCCGTTCTGGGTAAACACAAAGCCGTCAAGGTGCTCACCGAAGTATTCCACCATGTCGTTACGCTCGGCCTCACCGTGCACCAGCACGTCCAGACCTAAACGCTCCTGCTCGATAATCGCCTGCTTGATGTGCTCCGCAATGCCGGTACGGTAGTGATTCGCGTCCAGATTGCCCTTCTTGAAATCGAGACGCAGGCCGCGGATCTCCGTAGTCTGCGGGAAAGAGCCGATCGTCGTGGTCGGCCATGCAGGCAGGTTGAAGCGGGCGCGCTGGGCTTCCGCGCGCACCTCATACGGACTCTGGCGCTGGCTGTCCTGGGCGGTAATAGCCGCCAGACGTTTTTCCACCGCCGGGTTGTGCACGCGCGCCGAATGACGACGCGCTTGGATCGGGGCGCTCCATTCGACAATCGCCTCCGTGTCGCCGCTGTTCAGCGCGTCGCGCAGCAGTGCCAGCTCTTCGCATTTTTGCAGGGCGAAGGCAAACCAGCTTTTTACTTCGGGATCGAGGCGGGTCTCTACGCTGAGATCGAGCGGGCTGTGCAACAATGAACAGGACGAGGCCACCCACAGCTCACGTTTACCGACGATGTCTTTGATTTGTCCGTATTTCTCGGTGAGATCGGCACGCCAGACGTTACGACCGTTAATCAGCCCGGCCGAGAGCAGCCAGTCTGCGGGCAGACGCTTGTGCAGCTCCGCCACATCATCTTTACCGTGTACCAGGTCAACGTGCAGGCCCTGAACCGGCAGCGCGGTAATGGTGTTCAGGTTCGGCGTGACGCCTTCAAAATAGGTGGTCAGCAGCAGCTTCACCTGCCCGGTAAGCGCGTCATACGCCGGTTTGAAGGCATCGAGCCATTCCTGGGGCAGCTCAAGCACCAAAGCAGGTTCGTCGATTTGCACCCACTGAATGCCGCGCTTGCCCAGCTCAATCAGCACCTGCCTGTAGACCGGTAGAATGTCCTTCAGCAGGCTGAGGCGGTCAAACGGCTCGCCTTTGACCTTACCCAGCCACAGATACGTTACCGGCCCGAGCAGCACCGGCTTCACCTGGTGGCCCAGTGCCAGCGCTTCGTCCACCTCGTCCAGAAGCTGCGTCCAGGTCAGCCTGAACTGCTGGCCTTTTACGAACTCCGGCACCATATAGTGATAGTTGGTGTTAAACCACTTTGTCATTTCCGCCGCTGCCGCTGGCTCACCCGTTGGCGCGCGGCCACGGCCGATGCGGAACAGGGTATCGATATCTACCGATCCATCTTTGTTCTGATGACGAGCCGGCACGTTGC from Enterobacter chengduensis includes:
- the tatA gene encoding Sec-independent protein translocase subunit TatA, whose product is MGGISIWQLVIIAVIVVLLFGTKKLGSIGSDLGASIKGFKKAMSDDESKQDKTSQDADFTAKSIADKQEEAKKEDAKRHDKEQV
- the ubiB gene encoding ubiquinone biosynthesis regulatory protein kinase UbiB, which encodes MTPGEIRRLYFIIRTFLSYGLDELIPKMRITLPLRIWRRMLFWMPNRHKGQPLGERLRLALQELGPVWIKFGQMLSTRRDLFPPLIADELAMLQDRVAPFDGARAKKQIEEAMGNIPIEAWFDDFDIKPLASASIAQVHTARLKENGKEVVIKVIRPDILPIIKADMKLIYRLARWVPRLLPDGRRLRPMEVVREYEKTLIDELNLLRESANAIQLRRNFENSPMLYVPEVYSDYCSQNMMVMERIYGIPVSDVVALEKQGTNMKLLAERGVQVFFTQVFRDSFFHADMHPGNIFVSYEHPEDPKYIGIDCGIVGSLNKEDKRYLAENFIAFFNRDYRKVAELHVDSGWVPPDTNVEEFEFAIRTVCEPIFEKPLAEISFGHVLLNLFNTARRFNMEVQPQLVLLQKTLLYVEGVGRQLYPQLDLWKTAKPFLESWIKDQVGLPALVRSLKEKGPFWIEKMPEIPELVYDSLRQSKNLQHSMDKIARELQSSRVRQGQSRYLFGIGATLLLSGTLLLINRPDWQMMPAWLMAGGAVVWLAGWRKTR
- the ubiJ gene encoding ubiquinone biosynthesis protein UbiJ is translated as MPFKPLVSAGIENVLNAFLYRAPALKAARQRLNGKVLRIVLKEFSTPLVLVFSERQLDVLGAWEGEADCSVITHMSVLPKLRDRQQLTALIRSGELEVEGDIQVVQNFVALTDLAEFDPAELLAPFIGDIAAEGIGKVLHGGASFARKSLQRQQRYAAEVLTEEWRMAPGPLEVAWFAEETAAVERAVDALTKRLEKLEGK
- the ubiE gene encoding bifunctional demethylmenaquinone methyltransferase/2-methoxy-6-polyprenyl-1,4-benzoquinol methylase UbiE, yielding MVDDSQDTTHFGFQTVAKAQKADMVAHVFHSVAAKYDVMNDLMSFGIHRLWKRFTIDCSGVRRGQTVLDLAGGTGDLTAKFSRLVGETGRVVLADINDSMLKMGREKLRNIGVVGNVEYVQANAEALPFPDNTFDCITISFGLRNVTDKEKALRSMYRVLKPGGRLLVLEFSKPIIEPLSKAYDAYSFHVLPRIGELVANDAESYRYLAESIRMHPDQDTLKAMMQDAEFENVEYFNLTAGVVALHRGYKF
- the rmuC gene encoding DNA recombination protein RmuC, encoding MDISILIYAVIALAGVAIGWLMSSYQHAQQKADRLAEREEIVADLSATKQQLALSEHWRDECELLNNELRNLRDINTSLEADLREVTTRLESTQLHAEDKIRQMINSEQRLSEQFENLANRIFEHSNRRVDEQNRQSLNSLLTPLREQLDGFRRQVQDSFGQEARERHTLAHEIRNLQQLNAQMAQEAVNLTRALKGDNKTQGNWGEVVLTRVLEASGLREGYEYETQVSIENDARSRMQPDVIVRLPQGKDVVIDAKMTLVAYERYFNAEDDYTRESALQEHIASVRNHIRLLGRKDYQQLPGLRSLDYVLMFIPVEPAFLLALDRQPELITEALKNNIMLVSPTTLLVALRTIANLWRYEHQSRNAQQIADRASKLYDKMRLFVDDMSSVGQSLDRAQDNYRQAMKKLASGRGNLLAQAESFRSLGVEVKREINPELVEQATAQDDEFRLREGAGEQKTNSEDNALAADLPPDEPPARFFRGG
- the udp gene encoding uridine phosphorylase; the encoded protein is MSKSDVFHLGLTKNDLQGATLAIVPGDPERVEKIAALMDKPVKLAAHREFTTWRAELDGKAVIVCSTGIGGPSTSIAVEELAQLGIRTFLRIGTTGAIQPHINVGDVLVTTASVRLDGASLHFAPMEFPAVADFECTTALVEAAKSVGATTHVGVTASSDTFYPGQERYDTFSGRVVSRFKGSMEEWQSMGVMNYEMESATLLTMCASQGLRAGMVAGVIVNRTQQEIPNAETMKQTESHAVKIVVEAARRLI
- a CDS encoding dienelactone hydrolase family protein, which codes for MTEKTGFAPAAAPLASTIVSTSEEAITAGETSIPSQGENMPAYHARPKSAEGPLPIVIVVQEIFGVHEHIRDLCRRLALEGYLAVAPELYFRQGDPNDYSDIPTLLSNLVSKVPDAQVLADLDHVASWAARNGGDPHRLLVTGFCWGGRISWLYAAHNPQLKAAVAWYGKLVGEKTLNSPKHPVDIATELNAPVLGLYGAQDTGISLDSVETMRHALRAANAKAEIVVYPDAGHAFNADYRPSYHAESAKDGWQRMLAWFSQYGGKKA
- the metE gene encoding 5-methyltetrahydropteroyltriglutamate--homocysteine S-methyltransferase codes for the protein MTIRNHTLGFPRVGLRRELKKAQESYWAGNVTREELLAVGRELRARHWDQQKQAGIDLLPVGDFAWYDHVLTTSLLLGNVPARHQNKDGSVDIDTLFRIGRGRAPTGEPAAAAEMTKWFNTNYHYMVPEFVKGQQFRLTWTQLLDEVDEALALGHQVKPVLLGPVTYLWLGKVKGEPFDRLSLLKDILPVYRQVLIELGKRGIQWVQIDEPALVLELPQEWLDAFKPAYDALTGQVKLLLTTYFEGVTPNLNTITALPVQGLHVDLVHGKDDVAELHKRLPADWLLSAGLINGRNVWRADLTEKYGQIKDIVGKRELWVASSCSLLHSPLDLSVETRLDPEVKSWFAFALQKCEELALLRDALNSGDTEAIVEWSAPIQARRHSARVHNPAVEKRLAAITAQDSQRQSPYEVRAEAQRARFNLPAWPTTTIGSFPQTTEIRGLRLDFKKGNLDANHYRTGIAEHIKQAIIEQERLGLDVLVHGEAERNDMVEYFGEHLDGFVFTQNGWVQSYGSRCVKPPVVIGDVSRPEAITVEWAKYAQSLTDKPVKGMLTGPVTILCWSFPREDVTRETIAKQIALALRDEVADLEAAGIGIIQIDEPALREGLPLRRSDWDAYLKWGVEAFRINASVAKDDTQIHTHMCYCEFNDIMDSIAALDADVITIETSRSDMELLESFEEFDYPNEIGPGVYDIHSPNVPSVEWIEALLKKAAQRIPAERLWVNPDCGLKTRGWPETRAALANMVKAAQNLRQA